A stretch of ANME-2 cluster archaeon DNA encodes these proteins:
- a CDS encoding class I SAM-dependent methyltransferase — protein MGRTFSHIMAWEEEHRRGIWKGPYSLDYFHQYAPSSGIILDAGCGIGRYTIPLVMQGYTMVGIDISRVALGELDKAKRRRHLEMELVAADTCHLPFQDNIFKGMVCFGVLQHLLETEQKAALDEFNRILEPGGILIMEVLGREDMRMGGREVEPFTYRRDTGSVYHYFTLSELSGLLGDFDVLDIKEKKTIKNLGGSQRLRHTISAAAKVTERDK, from the coding sequence ATGGGTCGAACATTCAGCCATATCATGGCATGGGAAGAAGAACACCGCCGAGGCATCTGGAAAGGACCCTATTCACTGGATTATTTCCACCAGTATGCTCCTTCTTCAGGTATTATACTGGATGCAGGTTGCGGAATTGGCAGATATACCATACCACTTGTCATGCAGGGATATACCATGGTCGGAATAGATATCTCGCGGGTCGCCCTGGGTGAACTGGATAAAGCGAAACGGCGCCGTCATCTTGAGATGGAACTGGTAGCAGCCGATACTTGCCATCTACCATTTCAGGATAATATTTTCAAGGGAATGGTTTGTTTTGGTGTTTTGCAGCATTTGCTTGAAACTGAGCAAAAAGCAGCACTGGATGAGTTCAACAGGATACTGGAACCAGGTGGCATACTTATTATGGAAGTGCTGGGCAGAGAGGATATGCGAATGGGCGGACGTGAAGTGGAACCTTTCACATACAGGCGGGATACGGGTTCAGTGTATCATTATTTTACTCTTTCCGAGTTGTCAGGGTTACTCGGAGATTTCGACGTGCTGGATATCAAAGAAAAAAAGACCATTAAGAACCTCGGTGGCTCGCAACGCCTGAGACATACAATATCCGCAGCTGCTAAGGTGACAGAAAGAGATAAATAA
- a CDS encoding Zn-ribbon domain-containing protein, which produces MPHKCTRCENIFTDGAVEILNGCPKCGWNKFLFVREEPKTPQSDTVAEDVEREPAKKFLKEIDDFLVDHGVEVKEKVEQEPEEDRIESVRIMGPGSYELNLDALLERKEIIMAMKEDGTYMVHLPSVFDNKNLKKKRKR; this is translated from the coding sequence ATGCCCCATAAATGTACCAGGTGTGAGAACATTTTCACGGATGGAGCCGTGGAGATACTTAACGGCTGCCCTAAGTGTGGCTGGAACAAGTTCCTCTTTGTCCGTGAAGAGCCCAAAACGCCACAGTCCGATACAGTAGCAGAAGATGTGGAGCGCGAACCTGCAAAGAAGTTCTTGAAAGAGATCGATGACTTCCTGGTTGACCACGGAGTTGAAGTAAAAGAAAAGGTTGAGCAGGAACCTGAAGAAGACCGGATCGAATCAGTAAGGATAATGGGTCCCGGTTCCTATGAACTCAATCTTGATGCCCTGCTGGAACGCAAGGAGATCATAATGGCAATGAAAGAAGATGGTACCTATATGGTACATCTGCCTTCGGTCTTCGATAATAAAAATCTGAAGAAAAAGAGAAAGAGATAG
- a CDS encoding DUF2073 domain-containing protein — MIGVQMDLISEDKLSRLTPMEKIRLILDGVKEGKILVLERGLTPSEEAKLIEMTMTEIAPDEFAGIEIESYPSKKNQKLLDKLFRKPVLRTRLTVIGPANQLKTLKKDRDLISALVSSQ, encoded by the coding sequence ATGATAGGCGTACAGATGGACCTGATTTCTGAAGACAAACTGTCTCGACTGACACCCATGGAGAAGATACGGCTGATCCTTGATGGGGTCAAGGAAGGTAAGATACTGGTGCTTGAGCGAGGACTGACCCCTTCAGAAGAAGCTAAACTTATCGAAATGACCATGACAGAGATCGCACCTGATGAGTTTGCAGGTATTGAGATAGAGAGTTATCCCAGTAAAAAGAACCAGAAACTATTAGATAAATTATTCAGAAAACCTGTCCTCAGGACCAGATTAACGGTCATCGGCCCTGCAAACCAGTTAAAGACCCTGAAAAAAGACCGGGACCTTATCAGCGCACTGGTATCTTCCCAGTGA
- a CDS encoding GTP-binding protein, with amino-acid sequence MGLIKKVKKNLSSVFKGIFKKKVARIGIYGPPNAGKTTLANRIIRDWTGDAMGAVSEIPHETRRARRREGVTIESNGSKVTLDIVDTPGLATKIDFHEFMAHGLEEEEAKRRAKEATEGIIEAVKWLEDLDGVILVMDATEDPFTQVNVTVIGNMEARSLPLLIAANKIDLPESSPARIRSAFPQHPMVPISALEGQNIDTLYEEIANHFG; translated from the coding sequence ATGGGATTAATAAAAAAAGTTAAAAAGAATCTATCTTCTGTATTCAAAGGTATATTCAAAAAGAAAGTGGCAAGGATTGGAATCTATGGTCCGCCCAATGCCGGAAAGACCACACTTGCAAACAGGATCATCAGGGACTGGACCGGGGATGCTATGGGTGCCGTATCTGAAATACCGCATGAGACCAGGCGGGCGCGCCGTCGTGAAGGTGTGACGATCGAATCGAACGGTTCAAAGGTCACCCTGGATATTGTGGATACACCAGGACTGGCCACCAAGATAGATTTCCATGAGTTCATGGCTCATGGATTGGAGGAAGAAGAGGCAAAGCGACGGGCAAAAGAAGCAACAGAAGGCATCATAGAAGCTGTTAAATGGCTGGAAGACCTTGACGGGGTCATCCTTGTAATGGATGCCACCGAAGACCCGTTCACCCAGGTGAATGTGACCGTTATCGGCAATATGGAAGCCAGAAGTCTGCCACTCCTCATTGCGGCTAATAAGATAGACCTGCCTGAATCTTCTCCGGCAAGGATACGCAGTGCATTCCCACAGCATCCTATGGTACCCATATCAGCGCTGGAAGGACAGAACATAGATACTCTTTATGAAGAGATTGCGAATCATTTCGGGTGA